From the genome of Candidozyma auris chromosome 2, complete sequence, one region includes:
- a CDS encoding DNA-directed DNA polymerase — translation MSVSRDHYYSLSSDLPEVRIKAATALLSELQAANKKEEWDYSLNRLVKGLTTSRQVARFGFSMALTELVRELVLKEDYDLSIESFLDKLVQVSQTSNSMKGSELRAVLFGRLFGFQALLNSKLLFDQNVSSQEAIGKYVKCLVELSGFKPWLRESVMFTLCQFVASYLQSEFFDKNGLVHVLQCVHNESLTFTVEGVAVYLTIPQPLRSKTAAKLTNADSGWKNGDPLSKGNLRTLALVLKDAEPVLEQTESNRDDSKSKKAQKAKSTWNPQIPFVWELLMKHFTSQEDCSDDEESSNGKKRRKHSSSKQKKKAKVEESNLIQFKEFWNAAVDETLFAEKASPERKYWGFEIFILFYKNMPSDRIDDLFTPNLMKCLKNHASQSNRFLNKLTTKVLNTIIEETQSDITKVIPTLRCIISEKHGGAWNFDHITKSKVTDSTIGVLSYIEHVESIPTSRAESLAMEIKDVLFDLFNETLKKQTAAEPREGEQEGDIPMKNSHDSVLRWISDKLLVLQRSTKRFQFSDVKFVESCFEFLVEHCYFKSTKRKNVSTNINKLLQDRLNSFLSLVINEKRKGHCWPLFCVKYIKKLEKDESLKPLLELNDELSLVRTQAMDLLDAIKDHVKSSDTTNSPHLCFELLFSMVILQLLSGDAEAVNVLQELQSCYEDFLLKQEENEFKTSIILTEIILSFVTKKSQLMKKLALFVWESLLCAKGPNGTILVDEECLELLFDVLKTKENEEGSRELFEGEDEFEAEDDSESAESEESDKEDSDEGSAGDVSDDYEASDDDESDVLDSTSKVEKETTIKLAKALGIPTAESGEVKFDEIDSFGDDDEEEDSDSMDDEQMMAMDDQLAKIFKERRELLSANSTNKKKAQAASAKQSIILFKSRVLDLLETFSKVQPHSPYNLYLLRPLVLFMNTTKDKEMGVKANKILKTRVSKAKVTREEFELHIPTSKKREAYLEKFLQEIQWLQTQAGRYSSHHDHGQACGQSSITIAKSLVGLDEKYLEKVIRVYSQSLLEWATDPKNRIQTSHFSNFLIVMSAYKQAGISLNRAMAIAARMVRNALKSDLRVAAEKRGNSDVKVTKFENGVAGEAKSLHENK, via the exons ATGTCGGTGCTGAGAGACCATTACTACAGCTTAAGCTCCGACTTGCCCGAAGTAAGAATCAAGGCAGCCACGGCGCTATTGTCGGAGCTTCAGGCTGcaaacaagaaggaagaatgGGACTACTCCTTGAACAGATTGGTAAAAGGTCTCACCACGTCAAGACAGGTGGCTAGATTCGGCTTTTCGATGGCCTTGACGGAATTGGTCCGTGAGCTTGtgttgaaagaagactACGATCTCTCGATTGAGTCGTTTCTCGATAAGTTAGTGCAAGTGAGCCAGACACTGAACTCGATGAAAGGGTCTGAGCTTAGAGCAGTTTTGTTTGGACGACTCTTTGGCTTCCAGGCTCTTTTGAATTCAAAGTTGCTATTTGACCAAAATGTGTCGTCCCAGGAGGCCATTGGCAAGTATGTGAAGTGCTTGGTGGAGTTGTCTGGCTTCAAACCGTGGTTGAGAGAAAGCGTAATGTTCACTTTGTGCCAGTTTGTTGCTTCGTACTTGCAATCGGAATTTTTCGATAAGAACGGGCTTGTTCATGTGTTGCAATGTGTGCACAATGAACTGTTAACGTTCACTGTGGAAGGTGTAGCAGTGTACCTCACGATCCCACAGCCCCTCAGATCCAAGACTGCCGCTAAGTTGACGAATGCTGATTCTGGTTGGAAGAATGGTGATCCCCTCAGCAAGGGCAATTTGCGTACCTTGGCTTTGGTCTTAAAAGACGCCGAGCCAGTGCTCGAGCAGACAGAAAGCAATAGGGACGATTCCAAGAGTAAGAAAGCGCAAAAGGCGAAGAGCACATGGAACCCACAGATTCCTTTTGTTTGGGAACTTCTCATGAAACACTTTACGTCGCAAGAAGATTgttctgatgatgaggaatCCAGTAATGGTaaaaagaggaggaagcaCTCCTCtctgaagcaaaagaagaaggctaAGGTCGAAGAGAGCAACTTGATACAGTTCAAAGAATTTTGGAACGCGGCTGTAGACGAGACTTTATTCGCCGAAAAAGCCTCTCCTGAGAGAAAGTACTGGGGTTTTGAAATCTTTATATTGTTTTACAAAAACATGCCCAGTGACCGTATAGATGATTTGTTCACACCAAATCTTATGAAATGCCTCAAAAACCACGCATCTCAGAGCAACCGATTCCTTAACAAGCTTACCACCAAGGTTCTCAATACCATTATAGAAGAGACTCAATCGGATATCACGAAGGTGATCCCCACTTTGAGGTGCATCATCAGCGAAAAACATGGAGGGGCATGGAATTTTGACCACATCACAAAGTCGAAAGTTACAGATTCTACCATCGGTGTGTTGAGCTACATTGAACATGTTGAATCCATTCCAACGAGTCGAGCAGAGTCTCTTGCGATGGAAATAAAAGACGTCCTCTTTGACCTTTTCAACGAGACTCTTAAGAAGCAAACTGCTGCAGAGCCTAGGGAAGGGGAGCAAGAAGGGGATATTCCAATGAAGAATTCGCATGACAGCGTTCTTAGGTGGATTTCAGACAAGCTTCTAGTGTTACAACGCAGTACAAAAAGATTTCAATTTTCCGATGTTAAATTTGTCGAAAGTTGCTTTGAGTTCCTTGTTGAGCATTGTTACTTCAAGTcgacaaagagaaagaatgTTTCAACTAATATTaacaagcttttgcagGATAGACTTAACTCATTTCTTTCGCTTGTGATAAATGAGAAAAGGAAAGGCCACTGTTGGCCTTTATTCTGCGTCAAGTACATAaaaaagctcgagaaaGATGAGCTGTTGAAGCCactccttgagctcaatgaTGAGTTATCTTTGGTGAGAACTCAAGCAATGgaccttcttgatgccatcaaggacCACGTGAAAAGTTCGGATACCACAAACAGTCCTCACCTTTGCTtcgagcttcttttctccatggtgattcttcaattgctttCAGGAGATGCCGAAGCAGTAAACGTCTTGCAAGAATTGCAGTCGTGCTACGAAGATTtccttttgaagcaagaggAAAATGAGTTCAAAACTCTGATAATTTTGACAGAAATCATCTTATCCTTTGTCACCAAGAAATCgcaattgatgaagaaactcGCATTATTTGTGTGGGagtctcttctttgtgCCAAAGGTCCCAATGGAACTATTCTTGTTGACGAGGAATGTCTCGAGCTTCTATTTGACGTGTTGAAGACGAAGGAAAACGAAGAGGGACTGCGGGAGTTGTTCGAAGGCGAGgatgaatttgaagcaGAGGATGATTCAGAGAGCGCCGAAAGTGAGGAGAGTGACAAGGAAGATTCTGATGAAGGGTCTGCAGGCGATGTCAGTGATGATTACGAGGCAagcgacgatgatgagagcgatgttcttgatctgACTTCTAAAGTCGAAAAGGAGACGACGATCAAGTTGGCTAAAGCTTTGGGCATACCGACTGCAGAGTCTGGAGAGGTCAAGTTCGATGAGATCGACTCGTTTGGcgatgacgacgaagaagaagactcaGACCTGATGGACGACGAGCAGATGATGGCGATGGATGACCAGCTAGCCAAGattttcaaagaaaggcGAGAGCTTCTTTCGGccaacagcaccaacaagaagaaggcacAAGCAGCGTCTGCCAAGCAGTCAATTATCCTTTTCAAGAGCAGAGTGCTCGATCTTTTGGAAACCTTCTCCAAGGTCCAGCCACACTCACCTTACAATCTTTATTTGCTCCGTCCTTTGGTCCTCTTCATGAACACTACAAAGGACAAAGAAATGGGAGTTAAGGCCAACAAGATTCTCAAGACTCGAGTTAGCAAAGCCAAGGTCACCAGAGAGGAGTTCGAATTACACATCCCTACACTGAAGAAACGGGAAGCTTACTTAgagaagtttcttcaagagattCAATGGCTACAAACACAAGCAGGTCGCTACTCTTCCCATCACGATCATGGCCAGGCATGTGGGCAGTCAAGTATCACCATCGCCAAAAGTCTTGTGGGCTTAGACGAGAAAtatcttgaaaaagttaTTCGAGTGTATTCTCAATCACTTCTTGAATGGGCCACTGACCCAAAAAACAGGATTCAAACGTCccacttctccaactttcTCA TCGTCATGTCTGCCTACAAGCAAGCTGGTATTTCCTTGAACAGAGCCATGGCTATTGCCGCCAGAATGGTGAGAAACGCGTTGAAGAGCGACTTGAGGGTTGCTGCCGAGAAGAGAGGCAACTCTGACGTCAAGGTGACCAAGTTCGAAAACGGTGTTGCTGGTGAAGCCAAATCTTTGCACGAGAACAAATAG
- the ADO1 gene encoding adenosine kinase, with amino-acid sequence MSYPLVCLGNPLLDLQVDVDAEYLAKYDLKADDAILAEEKHMPIYGEALANKSLKLVAGGAAQNAARGAQYILPPKSVVYFGAVGNDVYQKQLNEANEKYGLRTEYQVHEDHATGKCAALITGHHRSLVTDLAAANHFKAAHLQKPENWALVENAKYFYIGGFHLTVSPEAIELLGKHAAENNKVFSLNFSAPFIPQFFKEPLDNSLPYVDYVIANESEAASYAESHGLADIKDDLVAIAKEVAKLPKVNTKRSRTVVFTHGTQPTITVTYNADNDSFDVNEYTVRSLAEGAIVDTNGAGDAFAAGFLASLVEEKPLEEAIKVGQWAASLSIQQVGPTFPFPKQTYSA; translated from the coding sequence ATGTCCTATCCATTGGTTTGTTTGGGTAACCCCTTGTTGGACTTGCAAGTCGACGTTGACGCTGAgtacttggccaagtacGATCTCAAGGCTGACGATGCCATCTTggctgaagaaaaacacATGCCCATCTACGGCGAGGCTCTTGCCaacaagtcgttgaagttgGTTGCCGGTGGTGCTGCTCAAAACGCCGCCAGAGGCGCTCAGTACATCTTGCCTCCCAAGTCCGTTGTCTACTTTGGCGCTGTGGGCAACGACGTGTACCAGAAACAGTTGAACGAGGCCAACGAGAAGTACGGCTTGAGAACAGAGTACCAGGTTCATGAGGACCACGCTACCGGTAAGTGTGCTGCTTTGATCACGGGCCACCACCGTTCCTTGGTCACTGACTTGGCTGCCGCCAACCACTTCAAGGCTGCTCACTTGCAGAAGCCTGAGAACTGGGCCCTTGTGGAGAATGCTAAGTACTTCTACATCGGTGGATTCCACTTGACCGTGTCGCCCGAGGCCATTGAGTTGCTTGGTAAGCACGCTGCTGAGAACAACAAggtgttttctttgaaCTTCTCTGCTCCTTTCATTCCTcagttcttcaaggagcCTTTGGACAACTCTCTCCCATATGTGGACTACGTCATTGCCAATGAGTCCGAGGCTGCTTCTTACGCTGAGTCTCACGGTTTGGCTGACATCAAGGACGACCTCGTGGCCATTGCCAAGGAGGTGGCCAAGTTGCCTAAGGTCAACACCAAGAGACTGAGGACCGTCGTTTTCACTCATGGTACCCAGCCTACCATTACTGTCACCTACAACGCTGACAACGACTCTTTTGACGTCAACGAATACACCGTGAGAAGCTTGGCAGAGGGTGCCATCGTCGACACTAACGGTGCTGGAGATGCTTTCGCTGCAGgcttcttggcctcttTAGTCGAAGAGAAGCCTCTTGAGGAGGCCATCAAGGTTGGCCAATGGGCTGCCTCGTTGTCCATCCAGCAGGTTGGACCTACATTCCCATTCCCCAAGCAGACTTACAGCGCTTAA
- the YPT1 gene encoding Rab family GTPase YPT1: MNNEYDYLFKLLLIGDSGVGKSCLLLRFADNTYTQDYISTIGVDFKIRTIELDGKTIKLQIWDTAGQERFRTITSSYYRGAHGIIIVYDVTDQESFNNVKQWLQEIDRYATGGVMKLLVGNKADMSDKKVVEYTAAKEFAEALDIPFLETSALSSSNVEQAFYTMARQIKAQMTSNAGAGNNAANNNKSNVNLRGQSLTNNQSNSCC; the protein is encoded by the coding sequence ATGAATAACGAGTACGATTATCTattcaagttgttgttgattgGCGACTCCGGTGTCGGAAAATCGTGTTTGTTATTGCGTTTTGCTGACAACACCTACACGCAAGACTATATCTCCACCATTGGCGTGGACTTCAAGATCAGAACCATTGAGCTCGACGGCAAGACTATCAAGTTGCAGATCTGGGACACAGCTGGCCAGGAGCGCTTTAGAACTATCACCTCGTCATACTACCGTGGCGCTCACGGCATCATCATTGTGTACGATGTCACTGACCAGGAATCCTTCAATAACGTGAAGCAGTGGTTGCAGGAGATTGACCGTTACGCCACGGGCGGTGtcatgaagttgttggtTGGTAACAAGGCTGACATGAGCgacaagaaggtggtggagtACACCGCTGCCAAGGAGTTTGCCGAGGCTTTGGACATTCCTTTCTTGGAGACGTCGGCGTTGTCGTCGTCTAACGTTGAGCAAGCATTTTATACCATGGCCAGACAGATCAAGGCTCAGATGACAAGCAATGCTGGCGCTGGCAACAACGCTGCCAACAACAATAAATCTAACGTCAACTTGAGGGGCCAGTCGTTGACTAACAACCAGTCGAACCTGTGCTGCTAA
- the RPN3 gene encoding proteasome regulatory particle lid subunit RPN3 has protein sequence MTVDVEMAEASTVVASKVQNPQKDEEESTPLTLVEEIESALGSLQKAAANFDNRYVSKVHRDLGGIRRKVAKDPASLAQVIAKSLPVEFPSRKNLLDQLPSPSDQAEPPAASTDVLPEINVFFHLLVQLFLLDTHDLDRLDNFNKSVIVLLASYNRRTLDFASAKVWFYIARTHELRGDLYSVRPALLAALRTATLRHDDETTAMVINLLLRNYLLTHEINQASNLCEKVVFPSNASNALAARYYYYLSRINTIQLDYSQAHECVVAAIRKAPQTQLAAGFLQAATRLNIIIELLMGDIPELKVFKSTSGNLEPYLQVTKAVRLGDLKLFEEVLNKYEAVFVKDDNFTLVSRLRQNVIKTGIRIISLSYSKISLKDICIKLHLDSEEATEYIVSKAIRDGVIEASLNHEQSYMKSKELLDVYSTKLPQEDFDQRIRFCLSLHNDSVKAMRYPSDDSKTELAKNNLESRDDEMGLLQAIEDGDLDDFME, from the coding sequence ATGACTGTTGACGTTGAAATGGCTGAGGCCTCCACAGTTGTGGCCTCCAAGGTCCAGAACCCGCAGAaggacgaagaagaatccACACCTTTGACATTGGTGGAAGAGATCGAACTGGCACTTGGATCCTTACAAAAAGCTGCGGCCAATTTTGACAATCGTTACGTGTCAAAAGTGCACCGTGATTTGGGTGGGATCAGACGTAAAGTCGCCAAAGATCCAGCGTCGTTGGCCCAAGTCATTGCCAAACTGCTTCCTGTGGAGTTCCCTTCCAGAAAAAACCTCTTGGACCAGTTGCCTCTGCCACTGGATCAAGCCGAACCCCCAGCAGCATCTACAGATGTGCTTCCAGAGATAAATGTGTTTTTCCATTTGCTTGTACagcttttccttcttgataCGCACGACTTGGATAGGTTggacaacttcaacaagctggTGATTGTCTTATTGGCCTCTTACAATAGAAGAACTTTGGACTTTGCTCTGGCAAAGGTGTGGTTTTACATTGCCAGAACACACGAGTTACGTGGCGACTTGTACTCGGTGCGCCCGGCTCTTTTGGCGGCTTTACGAACAGCCACATTGAGACACGATGATGAGACCACCGCCATGGTGATCAACTTATTATTACGAAACTACTTGCTCACGCACGAAATTAACCAGGCCTCCAACTTGTGTGAGAAGGTGGTGTTCCCAAGTAACGCTTCCAATGCACTTGCGGCTAGATATTATTACTATTTGTCAAGAATCAACACCATCCAGTTGGATTACTCGCAGGCGCATGAATGTGTTGTTGCTGCCATAAGAAAGGCCCCACAAACGCAATTGGCTGCTGGCTTCCTTCAAGCGGCCACAAGATTGAACATCATCAtagagttgttgatgggTGACATTCCAGAATTGAAAGTATTCAAATCTACTAGTGGGAACCTTGAACCATACTTGCAGGTGACCAAGGCGGTACGTCTCGGAGATTTAAAGCTTTTCGAGGAagtgttgaacaagtaTGAAGCCGTGTTTGTCAAGGACGACAACTTCACTTTGGTGTCCAGGTTACGTCAGAATGTCATCAAAACAGGCATCAGAAtcatttctctttcttaCTCGaagatctccttgaaggaTATTTGTATCAAATTGCACCTAGACTCTGAAGAGGCCACAGAGTACATAGTTTCCAAGGCAATCAGAGATGGTGTCATTGAAGCCAGCCTCAATCATGAGCAGAGCTACATGAAGTCCAAAGAGTTGTTGGATGTCTACTCAACGAAATTGCCCCAGGAGGATTTTGATCAGAGAATTCGCTTCTGCTTGTCCTTGCATAACGATTCGGTGAAGGCAATGAGATACCCATCTGACGATAGCAAGACCGAGTTGGCTAAGAACAACTTGGAGTCGAGAGATGACGAGATGGGACTATTACAAGCCATTGAGGATGGAGACTTGGACGACTTCATGGAGTAA